One stretch of Emys orbicularis isolate rEmyOrb1 chromosome 7, rEmyOrb1.hap1, whole genome shotgun sequence DNA includes these proteins:
- the PSORS1C2 gene encoding psoriasis susceptibility 1 candidate gene 2 protein, with product MILLSYRITNTIYKIMLPVKSRGGTGSIKAGRPSSVRARPPQGADVRPGAPRQDTSEAQGGRPSWPELPRAHYEEEPPEPVRSRRSEGPLELPLSNPEGEAPPEPLRPCCYPEEPPENHWPDFPTELPDLPPSPGREEPALMDWTEPDATDEVL from the exons ATGATCTTGCTCTCCTATCGCATaaccaacaccatatacaagataATGCtccctgta aagtCACGGGgggggacaggaagtataaaggccggccgcccgAGCTCAGTCAGggcccggccaccgcagggagcagacgtgcggccgggagctccccgccaggatacctctgAGGCCCAAGGCGGGCGCcccagctggccggagctgccccgagctcactacgaggaggagccgccggagcccgtccgctcccgtcgttcGGAGgggcccttggaactccccctcAGCAACCCCGAAGGGGAGGCCCCACCAGAACCCCTGcggccctgctgttacccggaggagccgcccgagaaccattggccggatttccctacggagCTGCCAGACCttccaccaagccccggccgagaggagcccgcgctgatggactggaccgagcccgatgccacggacgag